In one window of Scylla paramamosain isolate STU-SP2022 chromosome 38, ASM3559412v1, whole genome shotgun sequence DNA:
- the LOC135091854 gene encoding FYN-binding protein 1-like, which produces METGTPSGSIFGQSQFTGEEQSVIQNVLQQRLGPGFISQRTGPGGQRLAYIEGWKVVMLANEIFGFNGWSHSVTSQTIDFVDHYNGRYYVGVSSKVRVQLKDGVYHEDIGYGVSEGMKSKALSLEKARKEAVTDGLKRALKGFGNAMGNCLSDKDYIRYISKTPASAPPPICPSSLLEASTISGLAQLRRRVLNEGRRQSLQKKPNGETHPQYEAQQGPSTASRGTSSTSQQSVVTKTAGFSAEKRDPEASTISITSTTTASTASTTTTTTAITTARNTNESFPNSKQGSNSTKQEFPVAGKPSLPLESVTSLPSGPKTPAATVNTSTAKECLTAEPAQPPAQNPCKPSLPPVQQNINLDTDLFTGSELALFDIPTETTTFKAQGQVDTSTPPNPPPPPPPPPPPAPLPAPLPSPSSSSSSPSVLYPQVSIKNQEEKEMSTNSFVGFTADMINASPSKIFSACFRDNKQERKRRQREKQQEFKMRMKNKKSVADSTLFSGSSDILDDVSWGEELVAEDDPSFWAQLMTQQLIEAQEEEQQTESFAFSLGLAPSRTKERYENQQSSIGQVGRASSSAAFSLSAANPSKTVYGKPAICMRQSNTVHKNGFGLSSNRNQINGNCARPSSSVVSSTHSYRLQQDSGNAIVGDYVQVKVEKDYDENGGSNSSRVGFGEGEDGSLWRSPRVNKGNTNKYEDFKVPMSRSNGFVDGRRSPLFQNKKRRLDGSV; this is translated from the exons ATGGAGACAGGTACCCCCAGTGGGAGTATATTTGGCCAG TCCCAGTTCACAGGGGAGGAGCAGTCAGTCATTCAGAATGTGCTGCAGCAGAGGCTTGGCCCGGGGTTCATCAGCCAGCGCACTGGCCCGGGAGGTCAGCGCCTGGCCTACATTGAGGGCTGGAAAGTTGTCATGCTGGCCAATGAGATATTTGGTTTCAATGGATGGAGCCACTCAGTCACCAGCCAGACTATTG ACTTTGTGGACCACTACAATGGGCGTTACTATGTGGGTGTGAGCTCCAAGGTCCGGGTACAACTGAAGGACGGGGTGTACCATGAGGACATCGGCTACGGCGTCTCGGAAGGCATGAAGAGCAAGGCACTCTCCCTTGAGAAAGCACGCAAG GAGGCAGTGACAGATGGGCTGAAGAGAGCATTGAAGGGCTTTGGCAATGCTATGGGGAACTGCCTCAGTGATAAGGACTACATTCGGTACATCAGCAAGACTCCAGCCAGTGCACCGCCACCCATCTGCCCCTCTAGTCTGCTTGAGGCCAGCACCATCTCAGGTTTGGCTCAGCTGCGTCGGCGAGTCCTGAATGAAGGCAGGAGACAG AGTCTGCAAAAGAAACCTAATGGAGAAACCCACCCACAATATGAGGCACAGCAAGGCCCCAGCACAGCCAGCCGAGGCACATCCAGCACGAGCCAGCAGAGTGTAGTGACCAAGACAGCGGGTTTTAGTGCAGAGAAGAGAGATCCTGAAGcctccaccatctccatcaccagcaccaccactgcctccactgcttccaccaccaccaccaccactgccatcaccactgctCGTAATACCAATGAGTCATTTCCAAACTCAAAACAGGGAAGTAACTCCACTAAACAAGAATTCCCCGTGGCAGGAAAGCCTAGTTTACCACTAGAGTCAGTCACCAGTTTACCATCAGGTCCCAAGACTCCTGCAGCAACTGTAAACACAAGCACAGCAAAGGAGTGTCTCACAGCAGAACCAGCACAGCCACCAGCACAGAACCCCTGCAAGCCCTCACTCCCACCGGTACAACAGAACATCAATTTGGACACAGACTTGTTTACTGGCAGTGAATTAGCATTGTTTGATATCCCAACAGAGACAACAACATTCAAAGCCCAAGGACAGGTAGATACATCCACTCcccctaatcctcctcctcctcctcctcctcctcctcctcctgcacctcttcctgcacctcttccttctccctcatcttcttcatcttcccctaGTGTCCTGTATCCTCAAGTCAGCATAAAGaatcaggaggagaaggaaatgtcAACGAATTCCTTTGTTGGATTCACTGCAGATATGATTAATGCATCACCCAGCAAGATTTTCAGTGCCTGCTTCAGAGACAACAAGCAGGAAAGGAAGCGGCGCcagagagagaagcagcaggagtttaaaatgaggatgaagaacaagaagagtgTGGCAGACTCAACACTCTTCTCAGGTTCCAGTGACATACTTGATGATGTCTCTTGGGGGGAGGAACTGGTGGCTGAGG ATGATCCAAGCTTCTGGGCACAACTTATGACCCAGCAGCTTATAGAggcccaggaggaggagcagcagactGAGTCCTTTGCCTTCTCCTTGGGCCTTGCTCCCTCACGCACTAAGGAGCGATACGAGAACCAGCAGTCCAGTATCGGCCAGGTGGGacgtgcctcctcctctgcagcCTTCAGCCTGTCTGCTGCCAACCCCAGCAAGACAGTGTATGGAAAGCCAGCCATCTGTATGAGACAAAGCAATACTGTTCACAAGAATGGGTTTGGCTTGTCTTCCAACAGGAATCAAATTAATGGGAACTGTGCAAGGCCTTCCAGTTCGGTAGTGAGCAGCACACACAGCTACAGGCTCCAGCAGGATTCAGGTAACGCTATTGTGGGTGATTATGTGCaggtgaaggtggagaaggattATGATGAGAATggtggcagcaacagcagcagggtCGGGTTTGGCGAGGGCGAGGACGGCTCCCTGTGGCGCTCTCCTCGCGTCAACAAAGGAAACACCAACAAGTATGAGGATTTTAAGGTTCCCATGTCTCGCAGCAATGGGTTCGTGGATGGCAGGAGGAGTCCACTCTttcagaacaagaagaggagactAGATGGCAGTGTATAA
- the LOC135091860 gene encoding uncharacterized protein LOC135091860, with translation MTLPLNKPFEVSGHQEKDYGSEMGMMRRAPTATSSHPLEESERTYRQRQEQHRLDSATRAFGIGFALHFKHERAAAGCHQIGHLGFMPRSNAHLQALTGRDLELDFTDTLGVQPEVTYNPHLYMEQEQRKRMF, from the exons ATG ACTCTGCCACTGAACAAGCCCTTTGAGGTGTCTGGCCATCAAGAAAAGGACTATGGGTCAGAGATGGGCATGATGCGCCGTGCCCCCACAGCCACCTCGTCACACCCCCTGGAGGAGTCTGAGAGGACCTACCGCCAGCGTCAGGAGCAGCACAGGCTAGACTCTGCCACCCGGGCCTTTGGGATTGGCTTTGCCCTCCATTTTAAGCATGAGAGAGCAGCT GCTGGATGTCACCAGATTGGACACTTAGGGTTCATGCCACGATCCAATGCCCACCTGCAGGCCCTCACTGGCAGGGACCTGGAGCTGGACTTCACAGACACACTGGGGGTACAGCCAGAGGTCACCTACAACCCACACCTCTACATGGAGCAAGAGCAGAGAAAGCGCATGTTTTGA
- the LOC135091857 gene encoding pantothenate kinase 3-like isoform X2 — protein sequence MPVEEASPQAASPPSGPSKAATNGHGSVVAPVAHKTIMEQNGIASHPSHDAPPSMPWFGMDIGGTLTKLVYFEPTDLSEAEEESEVETIKNIRKYLKSNSAYGETGHRDAHLQMENVRVGNHTGTLHFIRFPTSEMPNFLELSKSKGMATLASTICATGGGAYKFEEDFQREVNLTLHKFDELDCLIRGIEYIEDNNMDRECYYFLNPRSEDLCEKVTFDFSDPYPFLVVNIGSGVSILAVDGPDNYRRVSGTSLGGGTFLGLSCLLTGCKTFEEAIELAAQGNNENVDKLVRDIYGGDYQRFGLGGDIVASSFGQMNSAEKRAKVSREDLACATLITITNNIGSIARMVAANEKIEKVLFVGNFLRVNPISMKLLSHAMEFWSGGQLKAIFLEHEGYFGAVGSMLELMRTGELPSCSG from the exons ATGCCAGTGGAGGAGGCATCACCCCAAGCAGCTAGCCCTCCCAGCGGCCCCTCCAAGGCTGCTACCAATGGCCATGGCAGTGTAGTAGCCCCAGTAGCCCACAAGACCATCATGGAACAGAATGGCATTGCTTCACACCCCTCCCATGATGCTCCCCCTT CAATGCCATGGTTTGGAATGGACATTGGAGGAACCCTGACTAAGCTTGTGTACTTTGAGCCAACGGACCTGAGTGAAGCCGAGGAGGAAAGCGAAGTGGAGACCATCAAGAACATCAGAAAGTACCTAAAGAGCAACTCAGCCTATGGAGAGACAGGTCACCGAGATGCACACCTGCAG ATGGAGAACGTGCGAGTTGGCAACCACACAGGAACCCTCCACTTCATCCGCTTCCCAACCTCAGAGATGCCCAACTTCCTGGAGCTTTCCAAGAGCAAGGGCATGGCTACCCTTGCCTCCACCATCTGCGCCACAGGGGGGGGAGCTTACAAATTTGAGGAAGACTTTCAGCGT GAGGTAAATCTGACCCTTCACAAGTTTGATGAGCTGGACTGCCTCATCCGTGGCATTGAGTACATTGAGGACAACAACATGGACCGGGAGTGTTACTACTTTCTCAACCCTCGCAGTGAAGACCTGTGTGAGAAGGTGACGTTTGACTTCAGTGATCCCTACCCATTCCTG GTGGTGAACATAGGCTCTGGGGTAAGCATCCTTGCTGTGGACGGCCCAGACAACTACCGCAGGGTCTCTGGCACCAGTCTGGGGGGCGGCACCTTCCTGGGCTTGTCATGTCTCCTCACTGGATGCAAGACCTTTGAGGAGGCCATCGAGTTGGCAGCACAAGGGAATAACGAGAATGTGGACAAGCTTGTGAGGGACATCTATGGTGGAGATTACCAGAGATTTGGTCTTGGTGGGGACATCGTGGCAAGTAG TTTTGGTCAAATGAACAGTGCCGAGAAGAGAGCGAAGGTGTCACGTGAAGACTTGGCCTGTGCCAcgctcatcaccatcaccaacaacattGGCTCAATAGCTCGGATGGTTGCAGCAAATGAGAAAATTGAAAAA gtgtTATTTGTTGGTAACTTCCTACGAGTGAATCCAATCTCCATGAAGCTGCTGTCTCACGCCATGGAATTCTGGTCCGGAGGTCAGCTGAAGGCAATCTTTCTGGAACATGAG GGTTACTTTGGAGCAGTGGGCAGCATGCTGGAGCTGATGAGGACAGGGGAACTTCCCTCCTGCTCAGGTTGA
- the LOC135091857 gene encoding pantothenate kinase 3-like isoform X1: protein MNRANKTSNNIDKSTPSYTDKQIMPVEEASPQAASPPSGPSKAATNGHGSVVAPVAHKTIMEQNGIASHPSHDAPPSMPWFGMDIGGTLTKLVYFEPTDLSEAEEESEVETIKNIRKYLKSNSAYGETGHRDAHLQMENVRVGNHTGTLHFIRFPTSEMPNFLELSKSKGMATLASTICATGGGAYKFEEDFQREVNLTLHKFDELDCLIRGIEYIEDNNMDRECYYFLNPRSEDLCEKVTFDFSDPYPFLVVNIGSGVSILAVDGPDNYRRVSGTSLGGGTFLGLSCLLTGCKTFEEAIELAAQGNNENVDKLVRDIYGGDYQRFGLGGDIVASSFGQMNSAEKRAKVSREDLACATLITITNNIGSIARMVAANEKIEKVLFVGNFLRVNPISMKLLSHAMEFWSGGQLKAIFLEHEGYFGAVGSMLELMRTGELPSCSG from the exons ATGAATCGAGCCAACAAAACGAGTAACAACATAGATAAGAGTACTCCATCATACACAGATAAACAG ATTATGCCAGTGGAGGAGGCATCACCCCAAGCAGCTAGCCCTCCCAGCGGCCCCTCCAAGGCTGCTACCAATGGCCATGGCAGTGTAGTAGCCCCAGTAGCCCACAAGACCATCATGGAACAGAATGGCATTGCTTCACACCCCTCCCATGATGCTCCCCCTT CAATGCCATGGTTTGGAATGGACATTGGAGGAACCCTGACTAAGCTTGTGTACTTTGAGCCAACGGACCTGAGTGAAGCCGAGGAGGAAAGCGAAGTGGAGACCATCAAGAACATCAGAAAGTACCTAAAGAGCAACTCAGCCTATGGAGAGACAGGTCACCGAGATGCACACCTGCAG ATGGAGAACGTGCGAGTTGGCAACCACACAGGAACCCTCCACTTCATCCGCTTCCCAACCTCAGAGATGCCCAACTTCCTGGAGCTTTCCAAGAGCAAGGGCATGGCTACCCTTGCCTCCACCATCTGCGCCACAGGGGGGGGAGCTTACAAATTTGAGGAAGACTTTCAGCGT GAGGTAAATCTGACCCTTCACAAGTTTGATGAGCTGGACTGCCTCATCCGTGGCATTGAGTACATTGAGGACAACAACATGGACCGGGAGTGTTACTACTTTCTCAACCCTCGCAGTGAAGACCTGTGTGAGAAGGTGACGTTTGACTTCAGTGATCCCTACCCATTCCTG GTGGTGAACATAGGCTCTGGGGTAAGCATCCTTGCTGTGGACGGCCCAGACAACTACCGCAGGGTCTCTGGCACCAGTCTGGGGGGCGGCACCTTCCTGGGCTTGTCATGTCTCCTCACTGGATGCAAGACCTTTGAGGAGGCCATCGAGTTGGCAGCACAAGGGAATAACGAGAATGTGGACAAGCTTGTGAGGGACATCTATGGTGGAGATTACCAGAGATTTGGTCTTGGTGGGGACATCGTGGCAAGTAG TTTTGGTCAAATGAACAGTGCCGAGAAGAGAGCGAAGGTGTCACGTGAAGACTTGGCCTGTGCCAcgctcatcaccatcaccaacaacattGGCTCAATAGCTCGGATGGTTGCAGCAAATGAGAAAATTGAAAAA gtgtTATTTGTTGGTAACTTCCTACGAGTGAATCCAATCTCCATGAAGCTGCTGTCTCACGCCATGGAATTCTGGTCCGGAGGTCAGCTGAAGGCAATCTTTCTGGAACATGAG GGTTACTTTGGAGCAGTGGGCAGCATGCTGGAGCTGATGAGGACAGGGGAACTTCCCTCCTGCTCAGGTTGA
- the LOC135091862 gene encoding thiol S-methyltransferase TMT1B-like — protein sequence MEYWKRIPDKEVVKEGVELAFAALRRHVQARPKETWVGLSVAAASIFIWKYGQDFRHRYFAWINNKFNHMKPQEYEDFKHKVFTCLKDLTSHDPKLKEEKSLRILEIGAGIGANFDKYPNNTRLIVADPNPYFEKYFSENKANFPNIKIETIIVAKGEDIDMVESNSVDVVVTTLVLCSVTDMPKVISQIKRVLVPAGKYIFVEHVHEWDRNNHRIRRFLQDILTVTGFWPFIFDGCHLNRNPLPVIDAVGFSNVSSNQDYAPLPVWWMKVAQPHLRGVATK from the exons ATGGAATATTGGAAGCGAATACCAGATAAGGAAGTAGTGAAGGAGGGCGTGGAGCTGGCCTTTGCTGCCCTGCGACGCCATGTGCAAGCGAGGCCTAAAGAAACCTGGGTAGGCCTGAGTGTGGCCGCCGCGAGCATCTTCATCTGGAAATATGGCCAGGACTTCCGCCACAG ATACTTTGCTTGGATTAACAATAAATTTAATCATATGAAGCCACAAGAATATGAGGACTTCAAGCACAAAGTATTTACCTGCCTGAAGGACTTGACATCCCACGATCCCaagctgaaggaggaaaagagcctGAGAATTCTTGAGATTGGTGCTGGTATTG GAGCCAACTTTGATAAGTACCCCAACAACACTCGCCTGATTGTGGCTGACCCCAATCCATATTTTGAGAAGTACTTCtcagaaaataaagcaaatttcCCGAATATCAAAATAGAGACCATCATAGTTGCTAAAG GTGAGGACATTGACATGGTGGAGAGCAACAGCGTTGATGTTGTAGTGACGACTTTGGTCCTTTGCTCTGTCACTGACATGCCCAAGGTCATCAGTCAGATCAAGAGAGTGTTGGTTCCT GCTGGGAAGTACATCTTTGTGGAACATGTGCATGAATGGGACAGAAATAACCACAGAATACGCAGGTTCCTCCAGGATATTCTCACCGTCACTGGATTTTGGCCCTTCATATTTGATGGGTGCCATCTCAACAGGAATCCCTTGCCAGTCATTGATGCTGTTGGGTTTTCAAATGTGTCTTCGAACCAGGATTATGCTCCCTTGCCTGTTTGGTGGATGAAGGTTGCCCAGCCACACCTGAGGGGAGTAGCCACCAAGTAG